The sequence below is a genomic window from Dictyostelium discoideum AX4 chromosome 5 chromosome, whole genome shotgun sequence.
tattaaatgattcaatataATCTCTAGTCATATCGAAAGCACGATGAAATGTAACTGATAATGGTGATGCTAATTCTACTAATTTTTCAGTATTACATTTATCAATAGTACCGTCAGAATTAAGTAAACCAATTACAATACCACTGAATGATGAAcattgatttgaaatttgttTAACTAATTCTATATCATGTTTCATTATTGTGATTTCATCTTGATTGTATAGGAAATCACCACTACGTGGTCTAATCATTACAAATATGTCAATTGAGATCTCATGATTTTCAATATACTCTTTCAATGTTTTCATTAATCCATAACTTGGTGTTAACCCACCTGAAAATAATGAACTACATAATTCAAGTCTACTTGCACCTCCATTAATTGCTTCAATACAACTACTTAATGAGTCAACACAAACTTCGAATTTAATATCTTGTTCTGACatttcctaaaaaaaaaaactaaaaaaaaaaaaattaaaaataaaaaaaaaaaaattaaaaataaaaaaaaagaattaaagtATTCAtcacaattaataattattattattaatctataaaaaaaaataaaaaaataaaaataaaacacacAAATTAtcgggtttttttttttttttttttgaacctTTATATTACGGAACCTtcccaaaatttaaaaaaattttttttaatttaaaaaaacctaCCCCAATTATTTTtccctttttaaaaaaacttttttaaaaaaaaaataaaaaaaattgccaaaaaaaaaaaaaaaaaattttatttcccccttaaaaaaattttatttaaaaattaaaaaaattaaaaaaaaaaaaaggggtttaaattttttaaaaataataatatttttatttttattttttttttttaaaaatttttttttttttatttttttattttaaattttttttttttttccctccTAAAAAACCCCCtgttataaaaattttgatttcaaaatttttttttttttacctttttccttttttataaatatttaaatttttaaaaaaaaaaaaaaaaaaaaaaaaaaaaaaaaagaaatatataaaaaatataaaaaaaaaaaaaaaaataaataaaaaattaataattggaaattaaaaattaaaaattaaaaataaaaaataaaaaaaaaaagcccaccattaataaattattcagTATGTCACCCATTCATGTATCAACTGAAAATAttcagcaacagcaacaacaacaaaatagtgcaacaattaaaattaataaatcagaagaaaacaataacaatactaTTATGAATAAAGCAAGTGATTCCTATATAGgagataaaaatattgaatataataataacaataataataataatagtaataataaatcgaTTCTCgatttaccaattgaaattatatttcatatatttacaattgaaagaggtttaaactattataatattacaacaccaattattaaaaattatagagGTTTTATAccaaacaataatattaataataacaataataacaataacaataacaataacaatagcaataacaataacaataataataataatataaataatgaagaagaatCAATAAGCGCAAATTataatagttataataaaaaaaccataCTTAATGTAGTAATTAATTTCTCAATGACAtgcaaatatttttattatttatttcaagaTGATGGATTTTGGTATAGAACCTATAAAtcctttttttcaaattattccTTAATTGATATAGATAAGAATTGTTTATCAAGAATATCATCACTAAATAATCAACAAGAAATACCCTCATCTCCTAAAACATGTACAACATTAActtcattatcaatatcaatggATGAAAACGATCtccataataataataataataataacaataataataataataataatattaataataataataataataataataataataataataataataataataataataataataataataataataataataataataataataataataataataataataatagtaatagtaatagtaataataaaaaaaatagtaataataataataataacaataataataataataatagtaataataataataataataataataataataataataataataataataataatatacatGAAGACTATTTtgattatgataataatatagttAATACATGGAAAGATAGATTCATAAAAAGAGTATggtattataaaataaataaataaatagttaaTAGTTAATAGAAAtaagaaatattaatatttttatttatttatttttaaaaataataaaattaataaataaagaatcatCCATGGAATTATAAAGATATAAAATGTAGAAAAGAGATACAGGGTAATAAAGGTATAACATCATTAGAAGTTgatgataaatatttatttagtgGATCACATGatacaaatataaatttatatgaaTTAGCTAATGAATTAGAACAACCAATaatagatgatgatgatgataatgatgatgatgatgatgaaagttatggtggtggtggtggtgttagtatttttaaaggacataaatcaacaatttgGGCATTAAAATCAGATGGTAAAAGATTATATAGTGGATCAAATGATCATACTATTAGAATTTGGGATTtacaaagaaaaagattaaaacaTACAATTCATGATACAACAAAGATATTTTCAATAGCAATTGCAAAtcagaaattaatatttagttcaagtgataataatattaaatgttgGGAtagaaaatcaacaaaattaaaacacaCCTTAAAAGGACATATGGGtggtattaataaaattcaaattaaagaTTCGACACTCTATAGTGGTTCTTCGGATGGTTCTGTGATCATTTGGGATTTAAATACTTTGAAACCAATTGGAAGTAGAATAGATTCATCTGATAAAATCTTATCATTACAAACgataaattcaaatacatTGGTTACTGGTAGTCAAAATTgtcaaattaaattttgggATTTACGTTTAACACCAAATCGAAAAACTAGTGGTGGCAGTGGTGATCGTAGTGACACACCGATCGTATCATTGGTTAATGCTCATAAATGGGAAGTTTGGCAATTGGAAATGTGTGGtggttatttatttagtgGAAGTTTTGATCatactattaaaatttgggatttaaataattttaaaaatttatcaatcaTTTCAAGTCATCGTAGTTATATTCATGCTTTAACATCATCCtcttttcatttattttctGGTTCTGctgataaatttataaaagtaTTTtctgattaaaaaaaaaaaaaaaaaaaaaaaaattaatatatattgtATAACAATAACCCATAGAATTATTGTttggataattttttttttttttaatcatctattttttttatttttcatttttttgattttaatatttatatcaaaaaaataaaaataaaaataaattaaattaataataataataaaaaaaaaaaatgtatagaatttttttgtttagataaatttttttatttttttatttttttattaattaataacaaaaaaaattaaaaaataaattaaaaaataaaaatcgaaaaataataaaaatgattcgtcactttttttatttttttatttttaatttttttattttttttttttataggtaggaaaaaaaaaataaattaaaaatataagttttcatataataattaaaatatcttttcttCAAATGAATCACCATCTTCacttaaaagttttttattttattttttattttatttttaattttttttttattttatttttaattttttttttttaatttttttttttttttttgaacatgaccactttttttttttttttttttttttttttttttttttccaaaaaatttttccattataaaaaaaaaaaaaaaaaatttaattaatatttaattatttaaaaaaagggaaTTTTTAAGGCCATTAGTTTTTTAAGAATTATTGGTTGAAATTGTATTCTGTACTTTTTTTATGTTACCAGTTTCAATGCACCTAAGAAAGAATGTTTACAATAAAttagataaattatttggtggTCAAAATGCAAAGATCTTTTTAAAGGTATTGGCATTGTTAGTGATCATTGTATTTTGTGATTCAATTGTAAATTCATATAATATCAACAAGAAATTACATACACCAGAATTGACCGGAGCTAAATTTGACAGACAAAATGAATATACCCGTATGTTTAGATATCAAAGAAATTCATACATTTGTGGTTTCTGTCtctatttattctttttaatctATCGTTCACAAGGTATCATTAGTCAATTATCAAATGTAGAAGCCTCAAAAACTGCCATTGAAAAgcaaactaaaaataatttaaataccGTCGAAACTCTCTTATcggaaaatgaaaaattaaaaactgaAATTAAAGACCTTAAAAAGATGGAAAAAGAACATAAAGCTATGAAATCTCAAGCTGAAAATACAACCAAAGAATATCTTAAACTCCAAGAAGAATATAATCAACTTTTAggtaaaaaaccaaaaactcAAAAGAAAGATGATTAATCatcttaaaaataataataataataattaattcattattattattattattatcattatcatcatcagatttaaatttataaaaaaaaataaataaaaaaaaaaaaaacttattattatttttttactattatttttttttttcttccttattattttaataaacttattaataatagatataaattatatatatattctaaagatttaattttttttatctatttctaaaatctaataattaaatcaattaaaaaaaaaaaaaaagataaaaatccagttaataaaaatcatattttttaattgaaatttcaaagaaagttattaaaaaaaaaaacaaaatgttttttgttgccaatttttttttttttgggtgaTAATGGGTTAGTTTGggtgttttaaaatttttaaaaataaaatgcgGGACATCTGatgtatttgaaaaaaaaaataaaaaaaaaaaaaaaatgaaatttcgaaaatcttaatttaaatttttcctttttctaaaatatatatttttttttattatttttttttttttggcataagaaaaataatttttttttttttttcttaacaAAATACGATTAAATCTTAagattaaatataaatatggAACTatcaaaaaaagttataaaaaGTCAAAAAGATTTGGGGCTATATAATTGCGAATTGGGCCGAAGAATGGATAATCTCGATGTACAAAACGAAATATATATCAATATGAAATTATCTTATTCAAGACTTGAAGAGGATACTGAAATTGCAAAAAATCAGTTCAAAAATCTcaaatatcaattaaaagaaaatttgaagaattaaGAAACCAAGAAGAATATATTAATGATCAAGAAAAAGATGTCCAaagattatcatttttaataaataaacaatcagTATTCTTAAAAACACTAATTAATTTGGAGAAAGcaaatcaaatgatattattaaataaaattgaatttgatacaATTAATCATGAGAATAATATTTCAAGTAAATacctttattttattatttttattatttttattattattattattacaaattttaactttttttttttttttttttttttttatagaactttttgaaattggtggATTTAATTGggaaatttttgaaaaagttttttcTCCAAAGTATGACAATGAAGAatgtaatattgaaaatggtatattcaatttaatttcCAAGATCCAACACGTCATGAATTTTATGTTTTCATAAAGAGAATTTTATTGGACACAATAAAGTTATGTGATTACCAAAATGAAGTAAGGGTTAATCTCAAAAGAAGAGAAGGCTTGACACCATATTACTTTGAAATAGCAGATAACTCTAATACCATATTAGGTTTTGTCGAAACTTGTTTCAATGCCACTGATGAACCAAGTAAAGCTGCTGGCCATTGCTATGATTTTGCtcttcaaaaaattaatactaCAGGCGATGTTTCCAAAAAAGAACAATTCATAATTTGTATGT
It includes:
- a CDS encoding BCAP29/BCAP31 family protein translates to LLVEIVFCTFFMLPVSMHLRKNVYNKLDKLFGGQNAKIFLKVLALLVIIVFCDSIVNSYNINKKLHTPELTGAKFDRQNEYTRMFRYQRNSYICGFCLYLFFLIYRSQGIISQLSNVEASKTAIEKQTKNNLNTVETLLSENEKLKTEIKDLKKMEKEHKAMKSQAENTTKEYLKLQEEYNQLLGKKPKTQKKDD
- the cutc gene encoding hypothetical protein (copper homeostasis protein cutC homolog), translated to MSEQDIKFEVCVDSLSSCIEAINGGASRLELCSSLFSGGLTPSYGLMKTLKEYIENHEISIDIFVMIRPRSGDFLYNQDEITIMKHDIELVKQISNQCSSFSGIVIGLLNSDGTIDKCNTEKLVELASPLSVTFHRAFDMTRDYIESFNTLNSINCSTSNNNNNNNSGGGCGKISRILTSGMESSVLEGIDTIKELIKLSNGTDITILPGGGITQKNINKIIKKTKLKEYHISARTVSDSKMQFRNTSVFMGGSLRESEYTYAIVDKNKIQGFINKSNTN